A region of Pyxidicoccus parkwaysis DNA encodes the following proteins:
- a CDS encoding M4 family metallopeptidase: MAGVVACQGLGDEATSVGDARQVAAPGVEAMKNLKVVSLDASHVPTFVKGDFGRIAVSKELRSEKTEQVALRPLLAALEPLFHASPEELVFQQAVTDNIGDRHYVYAQHKHGLEVVGGGLVLHSRNDAVYAVHGSARADLDAPRIPGLGATEAVALARKDTALVGPLDAGARPQLAYWKTGDALSLVYRVNVAGVREDGAPVDEEVVVDAMHGGIVARASNIQTLKNREIHDLNHDKVLPGPTARVEGGPAVADAVVNTNYNLLGLTYDCYKNLFNRDSYDNAGAKIVSSVHYGTNYTNAGWSSTAQQMLYGDGDGVTWGNFANALDVTAHELTHAVINATSNLHYYAEPGALNESMADSMGAVCEWYRDGQVVSANTWKAGEEIWTPGVAGDALRYMNDPKKDGSSFDYYDTTYDTFVEVHRGSGIPNLAFYLLAQGGTHPRARSYTQVTGIGIAKAAQVFYRAITVNLLGNRLAGFAEAKVATEQAAAQLGYSAAEIASVTAAWNAVGVGANAIDHSEFFIRQTYQDVLARPADAGGLAYYLNILGSCNGDATCLANSRALIAQGMLESPENQQQDPDLNPASPNYKAAFITHCYTNFLRRQPSASEHSWWLDVLNRSDYRQVVNGFITSPEYRQRFGRQ; encoded by the coding sequence ATGGCGGGCGTCGTGGCCTGTCAGGGATTGGGAGACGAAGCCACGAGTGTGGGAGACGCCCGACAGGTCGCGGCGCCCGGCGTCGAGGCGATGAAGAATCTCAAGGTGGTCTCTCTCGACGCCTCCCACGTTCCGACGTTCGTGAAGGGAGATTTCGGCCGCATCGCCGTGAGCAAGGAGCTCCGCTCTGAAAAGACGGAGCAGGTCGCGCTGCGGCCCCTCCTCGCCGCCCTGGAGCCGTTGTTCCACGCGAGTCCCGAGGAGCTGGTCTTCCAACAGGCCGTGACGGACAACATCGGAGACAGGCACTACGTCTACGCACAGCACAAGCATGGACTCGAGGTGGTAGGCGGAGGGCTCGTCCTCCACTCCCGAAACGATGCCGTCTATGCGGTCCATGGAAGCGCTCGCGCCGACCTGGACGCACCGCGCATCCCGGGACTCGGTGCGACGGAGGCCGTGGCCCTGGCGAGGAAGGACACTGCGCTCGTGGGTCCACTCGACGCTGGAGCGCGTCCGCAGCTGGCCTATTGGAAGACGGGGGACGCGCTTTCGCTGGTGTACCGGGTGAACGTGGCCGGCGTCCGCGAGGACGGTGCTCCCGTGGACGAGGAGGTGGTGGTCGACGCCATGCATGGCGGAATCGTGGCGCGGGCTTCCAATATCCAGACGCTCAAGAACCGGGAGATTCATGACCTCAACCACGACAAGGTCCTCCCGGGCCCCACCGCCCGGGTGGAGGGTGGCCCGGCGGTCGCCGATGCGGTGGTCAACACCAACTACAACCTGCTGGGGCTGACCTACGACTGCTACAAGAACCTGTTCAACCGCGACTCCTATGACAACGCGGGGGCGAAGATTGTCAGTTCGGTCCACTATGGGACCAACTACACGAACGCGGGCTGGAGCAGCACGGCCCAGCAGATGTTGTACGGCGATGGCGATGGGGTGACGTGGGGCAACTTCGCCAACGCGTTGGACGTGACGGCGCACGAGCTCACTCACGCGGTCATCAACGCCACCTCGAACCTCCACTACTACGCGGAGCCGGGAGCCCTGAACGAGTCGATGGCCGACAGCATGGGCGCCGTCTGCGAGTGGTACCGCGATGGACAGGTCGTGAGCGCCAACACCTGGAAGGCCGGCGAGGAAATCTGGACGCCGGGTGTCGCGGGAGATGCCCTGCGCTACATGAACGACCCGAAGAAGGACGGGAGCTCATTCGACTACTACGACACGACCTATGACACGTTCGTCGAGGTCCACCGGGGCTCGGGCATCCCCAACCTGGCCTTCTACCTGCTGGCCCAGGGTGGAACGCACCCGCGCGCCCGTTCCTATACCCAGGTGACAGGGATTGGCATCGCCAAGGCGGCGCAGGTCTTCTACCGGGCCATCACGGTGAACCTCCTGGGCAACAGGCTCGCCGGGTTCGCCGAGGCCAAGGTCGCGACGGAGCAGGCGGCAGCGCAGCTGGGGTACAGCGCCGCGGAGATTGCCTCGGTGACCGCCGCATGGAACGCGGTGGGGGTTGGCGCCAATGCCATCGACCACTCGGAGTTCTTCATCCGCCAGACGTATCAGGACGTCCTCGCGCGCCCGGCGGATGCGGGCGGACTGGCCTACTACCTGAACATCCTGGGGAGCTGTAACGGGGACGCCACGTGTCTGGCCAACTCCCGCGCACTCATCGCCCAGGGGATGCTCGAGTCACCGGAGAACCAGCAGCAGGACCCGGACCTGAACCCGGCCTCGCCGAACTACAAGGCCGCCTTCATCACCCATTGCTACACGAACTTCCTGCGGCGTCAGCCGTCGGCGTCGGAGCATTCCTGGTGGCTGGATGTCCTGAACCGCAGCGACTACCGCCAGGTCGTCAACGGGTTCATCACGTCCCCGGAGTACCGTCAGCGCTTCGGCAGGCAATAG
- a CDS encoding alpha/beta fold hydrolase, with protein sequence MNAVPLAIAGDAGEDRFCDVSQGMRICFRTWGSVTGEPLLLLAGLGLHLTSWPKALIDALVERGFYVIAFDNRDVGRSSRASVPPPGKFRQLFRLPRADAYDLGDMATDTVGLLDHLGVASAHLVGMSMGGMIAQTLAARHPSRARTLTSIFSTTGARSVGQPAFSTIMRLAKRPASTSEEAMTNYLGIVRHIAATGFPIDDASIRAYAAEAWERGDGRTAHVGAARQIGAIMKSGDRTHELRRITAPTLVIHGDTDLMVHPSGGHATAAAIPGARHVTIAGMGHYLADGVLEQLIDLTVDHARRGTQHARP encoded by the coding sequence ATGAACGCGGTACCACTCGCCATCGCTGGAGATGCCGGAGAGGACCGCTTCTGTGACGTGTCCCAGGGCATGCGCATCTGCTTCCGCACCTGGGGAAGCGTGACGGGTGAGCCCCTGCTCCTGCTGGCCGGGCTCGGGCTCCATCTGACCTCGTGGCCGAAGGCCTTGATTGACGCGCTGGTGGAGCGGGGCTTTTACGTCATCGCGTTCGACAATCGCGACGTGGGCCGTTCATCGCGTGCGTCGGTGCCGCCTCCGGGCAAGTTCCGGCAGCTCTTCCGGCTGCCCCGGGCGGATGCCTATGACCTCGGCGACATGGCGACGGACACCGTGGGATTGCTGGACCATCTTGGCGTCGCGAGCGCGCACCTGGTGGGCATGTCGATGGGCGGCATGATTGCGCAGACGCTCGCGGCTCGGCATCCGTCGCGGGCCCGGACCCTCACGTCCATCTTCTCCACGACGGGTGCTCGGAGCGTCGGGCAGCCCGCGTTCTCGACCATCATGCGGCTCGCGAAACGCCCGGCGAGCACGAGCGAGGAGGCGATGACGAACTATCTCGGCATCGTCCGGCACATCGCGGCGACAGGCTTTCCAATCGATGACGCGTCCATCCGCGCCTACGCGGCGGAAGCGTGGGAGCGCGGGGATGGACGAACGGCGCATGTCGGAGCTGCGCGGCAGATTGGCGCCATCATGAAGTCAGGCGACCGGACGCACGAGCTTCGCCGCATCACCGCGCCGACGCTCGTCATCCACGGAGACACCGACCTCATGGTGCATCCGAGCGGCGGACATGCGACGGCCGCCGCCATCCCCGGCGCCCGGCACGTCACCATCGCCGGCATGGGCCACTACCTCGCGGATGGAGTCCTCGAACAGCTCATCGACCTGACAGTCGACCATGCGAGGCGAGGCACGCAGCACGCGCGACCATGA
- a CDS encoding flavin-containing monooxygenase: MSPKRGSAPSEYLDVLIIGAGISGIGAAWYLQKEHPSKSYAILEARGATGGTWDLFRYPGIRSDSDLHTFGYAFKPWDKDQAIASADSILAYLRETASESGIDRKVRLHHKVLGAAWSSEDARWLVDVERADTGERLELKCRWLFCASGYYRYDEGFTPRFEGTGQFKGRIVHPQHWPEDLDYQGKRVVVIGSGATAVTLVPALARAAGHVTMLQRTPTYILPVPTEDRIANLLRKLLPRKWAYALTRRKNIAVQRAFWRFCRRFPRLARRLIRYANVKQLPKGYPVDEHFSPPYEPWDQRLCMVPDADLFKAISRGSASVVTDHIQTFTERGLALASGRELEADIVVTATGLNLLPLGGMSLTVDGAPVHLADKVAFKGMMLDGVPNLALAVGYTNSSWTLKIGLLCEHFCRLLSYMDANGHSICRPERRESDMPTRPLLDFGAGYVKRSISELPRQGMQAPWLMSMDYYSDVKLLKEDSVEDPNLRFSSHVRDVVASEPKVAVAV; the protein is encoded by the coding sequence ATGTCTCCCAAGCGCGGCTCGGCGCCCTCCGAATACCTCGACGTGCTGATTATCGGCGCGGGCATCTCCGGCATCGGCGCGGCCTGGTATCTCCAGAAGGAGCACCCGTCGAAGTCGTACGCCATCCTCGAGGCGCGCGGCGCCACGGGCGGCACGTGGGATTTGTTCCGCTACCCCGGCATCCGCTCGGACTCCGACCTGCACACGTTCGGCTATGCGTTCAAGCCCTGGGACAAGGACCAGGCCATCGCGAGCGCGGACTCCATCCTCGCCTACCTGCGCGAGACGGCCTCCGAGAGTGGAATCGACCGCAAGGTCCGGCTGCACCACAAGGTGCTGGGCGCCGCCTGGTCGAGCGAGGACGCCCGCTGGCTCGTCGACGTCGAGCGCGCCGACACCGGCGAGCGCCTCGAGTTGAAGTGCCGGTGGCTGTTCTGCGCGAGCGGCTACTACCGCTACGACGAGGGCTTCACGCCGCGGTTCGAAGGCACCGGGCAGTTCAAGGGGCGCATCGTCCATCCGCAGCACTGGCCCGAGGACCTCGACTATCAGGGCAAGCGCGTCGTCGTCATCGGGAGCGGAGCCACGGCCGTCACGCTCGTGCCCGCCCTGGCCCGGGCGGCGGGCCACGTGACGATGCTGCAGCGAACCCCCACGTACATCCTGCCGGTCCCCACCGAGGACAGGATTGCGAACCTGCTGCGCAAGCTGCTTCCTCGCAAGTGGGCGTACGCGCTCACGCGGCGCAAGAACATCGCCGTGCAGCGGGCCTTCTGGCGATTCTGCCGGCGCTTCCCTCGCCTGGCGCGCAGGCTGATTCGCTACGCCAATGTGAAGCAGCTCCCGAAGGGCTATCCGGTCGACGAGCACTTCAGTCCGCCATACGAGCCCTGGGACCAGCGCCTGTGCATGGTCCCCGACGCGGACCTCTTCAAGGCCATTTCCAGAGGCAGCGCGTCCGTCGTCACGGACCACATCCAGACCTTCACCGAGCGCGGCCTCGCGCTCGCCTCGGGACGAGAGCTCGAAGCAGATATCGTGGTGACCGCCACGGGATTGAACCTGCTGCCGCTCGGCGGAATGAGCCTGACGGTCGACGGAGCCCCCGTGCACCTGGCCGACAAGGTGGCCTTCAAGGGCATGATGCTCGACGGGGTTCCCAACCTCGCGCTCGCGGTCGGCTATACCAACTCGTCCTGGACGCTGAAGATTGGACTGCTGTGTGAGCACTTCTGCCGCCTGCTCTCGTACATGGATGCGAATGGCCATTCCATCTGCCGGCCCGAGCGGCGCGAGTCGGACATGCCCACGCGCCCGCTGCTCGACTTCGGAGCCGGGTACGTGAAGCGCTCCATCAGTGAGCTCCCGCGTCAGGGCATGCAGGCCCCGTGGCTGATGTCGATGGACTACTACTCAGACGTGAAGTTGCTGAAGGAGGACTCGGTGGAGGACCCGAACCTGCGCTTCTCCTCGCACGTGCGCGACGTCGTCGCGTCCGAGCCGAAGGTCGCGGTGGCGGTATGA
- a CDS encoding PucR family transcriptional regulator: MWHWERPSSRVRELIRRGAEKALNAPAEWLEELDAATLSTEYMKVIVDDPVLAAATRRTNRANLMHWAAANIRDPGAPVPANLGPEPLAIARDLVRRGLNESALHTYRTGQNAAWLRWMSIAFELTSDPDELRELLDVTARSISTFIDATVAGISAQMAAERDELTRGTHAERREVVALLLDGAPIQPRNASRRLGYELEQTHRAAIIWSDAAESDLGALEGAADALARAAGAQRFLSIVASAATLWVWVPGGAEPDLEQVRAALQRTPFVRMAMGSMGRGIEGFRRSHLDALTTQRMVARLGSERRVVSFDDVRLVSLVTQDAEGADQFVKHTLGELEAADPDLRRSLLTFLNEGCNASLTAERLHTHRNTLLRRLARAQELLPRPLEQNRVQVAVALEVLRWRTGGG; this comes from the coding sequence ATGTGGCACTGGGAGCGCCCCTCGTCGCGAGTGCGCGAGCTCATCCGCCGAGGGGCGGAGAAGGCCCTGAACGCGCCAGCGGAGTGGCTGGAGGAGCTGGACGCGGCGACGCTGTCGACCGAGTACATGAAGGTCATCGTGGATGACCCCGTGCTCGCGGCGGCCACGCGGCGGACGAATCGCGCGAACCTCATGCACTGGGCGGCGGCGAACATCCGGGACCCGGGGGCGCCCGTTCCCGCGAACCTCGGACCCGAGCCGCTCGCCATCGCGAGAGACCTCGTGCGGCGGGGGCTGAACGAGTCCGCGCTGCACACCTACCGCACCGGGCAGAACGCGGCCTGGCTGAGGTGGATGTCGATTGCCTTCGAGCTGACGTCGGACCCGGACGAGCTGCGCGAGTTGCTCGACGTGACAGCGCGCTCCATCTCCACGTTCATCGACGCGACGGTGGCTGGCATCTCCGCGCAGATGGCCGCGGAACGTGACGAGCTGACCCGAGGCACCCACGCGGAGCGCCGCGAAGTCGTGGCGCTCCTCCTCGACGGCGCGCCCATCCAGCCCCGGAATGCATCACGGCGGCTCGGGTATGAGCTCGAACAGACGCACCGCGCGGCCATCATCTGGAGCGACGCGGCCGAGTCCGACCTCGGCGCCCTCGAAGGGGCGGCCGACGCGCTGGCTCGCGCGGCCGGGGCTCAACGCTTCCTCAGCATCGTCGCCAGTGCGGCGACCCTCTGGGTCTGGGTACCGGGAGGCGCCGAGCCCGACCTGGAGCAGGTGCGCGCGGCGCTACAGCGGACGCCATTCGTGCGGATGGCGATGGGCTCCATGGGCCGAGGCATCGAGGGCTTTCGCCGGAGCCACCTCGACGCACTGACGACGCAGCGGATGGTCGCCCGCCTCGGCTCCGAGCGGCGCGTCGTCAGCTTCGATGACGTGCGGCTCGTCTCGCTGGTGACTCAGGACGCCGAGGGCGCGGACCAGTTCGTCAAGCACACGCTGGGCGAGCTCGAAGCCGCGGACCCGGATCTTCGGCGCTCTCTGCTGACGTTCCTCAATGAGGGGTGCAATGCCTCGCTCACGGCGGAGCGGCTCCACACGCATCGCAATACGCTGCTGCGGCGGCTTGCCCGTGCCCAGGAGCTGCTTCCGCGTCCGCTCGAACAGAACCGCGTGCAGGTCGCCGTCGCGCTCGAAGTGCTTCGCTGGCGGACAGGGGGAGGGTGA
- a CDS encoding transposase has translation MPPPPIRRDPPKPPPVKPPPAKAQPPKDKPQTQRATPTGHPGTSSFGKAPKDFSKLSASSPTPSPRPQDPPSPPPVKPPEKKPTTPPKKAETDPTAPKNAPTGKEAAQRLQDKDRYIGAAGRNERTREFTETIQQHQSDPAYLKQLYAGLGDKDSKELISSASAQIAHDQKGLYKTDAKQTAALKALGKSMGSASPNVVNELAREAARSQIPDAMVSVLKQPETPESVRRTFLDESAKTANKNTLQAQNFADVLNSDPKLIQNYAASLNREKFLSILEKGLQQPPHNNGLSGRAPTRSDGAARILGQVPDLFKGPMYSDFRANIFRVGANTLGDKTDPARATQLDGLKKIFRSDPSGIINELTNNSGGPNSAYDRTGQALPKFLRDSVINGASKDPGFAKFVKEDLPKQLRSGALNPATASGKHPVNNHYARTLGNLTGAMVGAYGLEIKRTENAGQFKEDLAETIAGLALGPLGTAGEAGKVALKNLITDVLSSKDKSWTEQLREVSAAVKDKAKAGLQNFDNGKDANGRDISGGKSWNTETERQFEQGYDDIIDRLSLLGAN, from the coding sequence ATGCCGCCGCCCCCTATCCGCCGAGACCCGCCGAAGCCGCCTCCCGTCAAGCCTCCGCCCGCGAAGGCACAGCCGCCCAAGGACAAGCCCCAGACGCAGCGGGCGACTCCCACCGGGCACCCAGGCACCTCCAGCTTTGGCAAGGCCCCCAAGGACTTCTCGAAGCTGAGTGCGTCCTCGCCCACACCCAGCCCTCGACCGCAGGACCCGCCTTCGCCTCCGCCCGTCAAGCCCCCGGAAAAGAAGCCGACGACACCGCCCAAGAAGGCGGAGACCGACCCCACGGCGCCGAAGAACGCTCCCACGGGGAAGGAAGCGGCGCAGCGTCTTCAGGACAAGGACAGATACATCGGAGCCGCGGGGCGGAATGAGCGGACCCGGGAGTTCACCGAGACCATCCAGCAGCACCAGAGTGACCCGGCGTATCTCAAACAGCTCTACGCAGGCCTGGGAGACAAGGACAGCAAGGAGCTGATCTCCAGCGCATCGGCGCAGATCGCCCATGACCAGAAGGGGCTCTACAAAACAGACGCAAAGCAAACGGCGGCATTGAAGGCGCTCGGCAAGAGCATGGGCTCCGCGTCGCCCAACGTGGTGAACGAACTGGCACGAGAGGCGGCCAGGAGCCAGATTCCAGACGCCATGGTCTCAGTGCTCAAGCAGCCGGAGACTCCAGAGTCCGTTCGTCGCACGTTCCTGGATGAATCCGCCAAGACCGCGAACAAGAACACCCTCCAGGCGCAGAACTTCGCGGACGTGCTCAATTCAGACCCCAAGCTCATCCAGAACTACGCCGCAAGTCTGAACAGAGAAAAGTTCCTCTCCATCCTCGAGAAGGGATTGCAACAGCCGCCGCACAACAACGGCCTCTCGGGCCGAGCGCCCACCAGGTCGGACGGCGCGGCCAGGATACTCGGGCAGGTGCCAGACCTGTTCAAGGGGCCGATGTATTCGGACTTCCGCGCGAACATCTTCCGCGTGGGAGCCAACACGTTGGGGGACAAGACAGACCCTGCCCGTGCGACCCAACTGGATGGGCTCAAGAAGATTTTCCGCTCGGACCCCTCCGGCATCATCAATGAATTGACGAATAATTCGGGTGGGCCAAACAGCGCCTACGACCGCACGGGCCAGGCGCTGCCGAAGTTCCTGCGCGATTCGGTCATCAACGGCGCGAGCAAGGACCCGGGGTTCGCGAAGTTCGTCAAGGAGGACCTACCCAAGCAACTCCGTTCAGGGGCGCTCAACCCCGCGACCGCGAGTGGAAAGCACCCCGTCAATAACCATTACGCGCGCACGCTCGGCAATCTCACGGGCGCAATGGTGGGCGCGTATGGTTTGGAGATCAAACGCACCGAGAACGCGGGTCAGTTCAAGGAAGACCTGGCGGAGACCATCGCGGGACTGGCGTTGGGGCCCCTCGGCACCGCGGGTGAGGCAGGGAAGGTCGCGCTGAAGAACCTCATCACGGACGTGCTCTCGAGCAAGGACAAGTCCTGGACGGAGCAACTCCGCGAGGTTTCCGCCGCCGTGAAGGACAAGGCCAAGGCGGGGCTCCAGAACTTCGACAATGGCAAGGATGCCAATGGAAGGGACATCTCGGGTGGCAAGAGCTGGAACACCGAGACGGAGCGGCAGTTCGAACAGGGTTACGACGACATCATCGACCGACTCAGCCTGTTGGGCGCCAATTAG
- a CDS encoding DUF1775 domain-containing protein: MHKTMTALWVGMGALLAPALASAHIAVASGPGFANTTQVVSFGVGHGCEGSDTYKVRIEIPAGVTSVRPEWSEFGKVSVEKDAAGTVTAVVWQKSDQALLDADISYYTLKVRLKVPNQPFSTLYFPTHQTCKASDGTLSQAEWVGIPNGSGGSTAPEPAPALQIVPARSPGWNKFTIPSAIADLSVFFGDAQIVWKGKAAYSPSATTMELAKATSGVTELTSLQANDEVWVRY; encoded by the coding sequence ATGCACAAGACGATGACGGCGCTGTGGGTGGGAATGGGAGCGCTTCTGGCGCCGGCCCTGGCGAGTGCACACATCGCCGTGGCTTCAGGCCCCGGCTTCGCCAACACGACGCAGGTGGTCTCCTTCGGCGTGGGGCACGGCTGTGAAGGGTCCGACACCTACAAGGTCCGAATCGAAATCCCCGCCGGCGTGACGTCCGTGCGCCCCGAGTGGAGCGAGTTCGGCAAGGTCTCCGTCGAGAAGGACGCCGCGGGCACGGTGACGGCCGTGGTCTGGCAGAAGTCGGACCAGGCGCTGCTCGACGCGGACATCAGCTACTACACCCTCAAGGTCCGGCTGAAGGTTCCCAACCAGCCGTTCAGCACCCTCTACTTCCCCACCCATCAGACCTGCAAGGCCAGTGACGGAACGCTCTCGCAGGCGGAGTGGGTAGGCATTCCGAACGGCTCGGGAGGGAGCACGGCCCCGGAGCCCGCGCCCGCGCTTCAAATCGTGCCCGCGCGGAGCCCCGGCTGGAACAAGTTCACCATCCCGAGCGCGATTGCCGACCTGAGCGTCTTCTTCGGCGACGCGCAGATTGTCTGGAAGGGCAAGGCGGCCTACAGCCCCAGCGCCACCACGATGGAGCTCGCCAAGGCGACCTCGGGTGTCACGGAGCTCACCTCGCTTCAGGCCAATGATGAAGTCTGGGTGAGGTACTGA